A window of Eubacteriaceae bacterium ES3 contains these coding sequences:
- a CDS encoding putative manganese-dependent inorganic diphosphatase, translating into MTQKIHVFGHRNPDTDSLCSAIAYANLKNLMGFDNVFPARLGPVNKETQFVLDYFKVDAPELINDVKPQVSDLILSDFSMVSENDSISEAISVILEQPGRSVPVVDEHKKLIGMLSLSDIIHTFTSAFSKTVLRDNKTPYVNLIKLLNADVIGELPDQIVSGSVYTITEIENNQKLNRQDIIVTVGAKEYLDKAFKTEAGVIICSSTDKKILDPLPDYPKGVIFFVDLGPFEVIRLLSQGIPIKNYYQKKQLEYFMTYETIDDVKKNMLTSVHERFPVANEEGEVVAIISKSHLVDFNRKKVILVDHNERSQSIIGINEAEIIEVIDHHRIADIQTASPLYLRIEPVGCTSTIVYKVYQENEVSIPDKIAGLMLSAIISDTLLFNSPTCTNQDKEAAIQLAKQLKLDLNEYGKKMLIAGSNLDTMSPSEILSTDQKIFTMGSYKISISQINTGDFRGIYKKLDAVLGEMNDLGNRENMDLCLLMVTDIILGGTELIIAGQEKRLAQLAFDFSPNEYSKFFNGVFSRKKQIVPPLMNASAI; encoded by the coding sequence ATGACTCAAAAAATTCATGTGTTTGGACACCGTAATCCGGATACTGATTCGCTCTGTTCAGCTATTGCCTATGCTAATTTAAAAAATTTGATGGGATTTGATAATGTTTTTCCTGCGCGCTTGGGGCCAGTTAATAAAGAAACACAGTTTGTTCTTGATTATTTTAAGGTAGACGCACCGGAGCTGATTAATGATGTTAAACCACAGGTTTCAGATCTGATTTTGAGTGATTTTTCAATGGTCTCCGAGAATGATTCAATATCTGAAGCCATTTCGGTTATTTTAGAACAACCTGGGCGCTCGGTGCCCGTAGTTGATGAACACAAAAAACTGATTGGTATGCTTTCGTTGTCCGATATCATCCACACGTTTACTAGTGCATTTTCAAAAACTGTCTTACGAGACAATAAAACGCCTTATGTTAATCTTATTAAACTATTAAATGCAGATGTAATTGGAGAACTGCCTGACCAGATAGTTTCTGGTTCAGTTTATACAATAACTGAAATAGAAAATAATCAAAAACTTAATCGTCAGGATATTATAGTTACTGTAGGAGCAAAAGAATATCTTGATAAGGCCTTTAAAACTGAAGCTGGCGTTATTATTTGTTCAAGTACCGATAAAAAGATTTTGGATCCATTGCCGGACTATCCGAAAGGTGTTATATTTTTTGTTGACCTGGGACCTTTTGAAGTCATTAGGTTATTATCCCAAGGGATTCCCATAAAAAATTATTACCAGAAGAAACAGCTGGAATACTTTATGACATATGAGACGATAGATGATGTAAAAAAGAATATGTTAACTTCTGTTCATGAACGATTCCCTGTCGCTAATGAAGAAGGTGAAGTCGTTGCGATTATTTCCAAAAGTCATTTAGTTGATTTTAACCGAAAAAAAGTTATACTTGTAGACCATAATGAAAGAAGTCAGTCTATAATTGGGATAAACGAAGCAGAAATCATCGAAGTGATTGATCATCACCGTATTGCTGATATTCAAACTGCTTCCCCACTCTATTTGCGAATTGAACCAGTTGGATGTACTAGTACGATCGTTTATAAGGTTTATCAGGAAAATGAAGTTTCTATTCCGGATAAAATTGCAGGTTTGATGCTTAGCGCAATAATTTCTGATACGCTGCTCTTTAATTCCCCTACTTGTACCAACCAAGATAAAGAAGCAGCTATTCAACTGGCAAAACAGCTAAAACTTGATTTAAACGAATATGGAAAAAAAATGCTGATTGCGGGAAGTAATCTGGATACAATGTCGCCTAGTGAAATTCTTAGTACAGACCAGAAAATATTTACTATGGGTTCTTATAAAATTTCAATTTCACAGATCAACACAGGTGATTTTAGGGGGATTTATAAAAAACTTGATGCTGTTCTTGGTGAAATGAATGATTTAGGCAACCGAGAAAACATGGATCTTTGTCTCTTAATGGTTACTGATATTATTTTGGGCGGGACTGAACTGATCATTGCCGGTCAAGAAAAGAGACTTGCACAATTAGCTTTTGATTTTTCTCCAAATGAATACAGTAAGTTTTTTAATGGCGTGTTCTCCAGGAAAAAACAGATTGTTCCCCCTTTAATGAATGCATCCGCTATATAA